TTCTTCCTTAATGTCAATATCTCCATTAGACATTGCAGGCACACCAGTTTCCTTAGATTCCTTCAACTTAGCACCTTTTCGTACTGGAATTGTTTCCAAAATTGCCTCAGCCCAAGATTTGCCCTCAGAAAGTCttaacaatatttcaaaaactacaaaatatttaatttatttcaaatcatcTTCCGTAAGAAAATTCAATCTACCTTACCATGATAAGTACTCAAAACCGTTCTCGTCTTCATATCAACATGTTCAGTCAATGGCAATCGTGCAGTTTTAAGTGACAACTTTTTCGCTCGATCATAACAAAGTCCTTTATGATGATTATGATCAACTAACCCACCAATTATGTAAATTTTAGTAGGATCAATCTCTTTTAGAATTTCATCCGAGTCACttgttaaataaacaatttcatCGTTGGTGAAATTCTCCGAATAAGATTGATAAACCCATTGAACATCCCAATGTTCATAGCCATCGTTCTTTTTCAGAACCTCATGAATTCTACCATCTAATTTAATGCCAGTAAAATGAAGATTTGCTGGCATTCGTGATCTTCGATTGACAGTATAAATTCGGAGTAATTGCTTAACGCATTTGGCAACATCTTTGTCAATCATTAAATCATCATAATCCAAATCTATTGCAACTTTAAGGTCACTAGGACTTTTGTTGGCTTTGTTTCTTTTAAGTTCTTTTCGACTGGGACCGAGTGGTGTCCCTTCGATTTTAGCAGTAAGTCTTTTTAGTTTACATTTTTCACGTTCTTTTtggcgtttttcttttttcttttcttcccaTTGGGCtttctttttgagtttttttaattgTCGTTTAGATAAGGTTGGAGGGTCTTCAGTGGTGGTATTGTCTTCTACTTTGATGGCATCAGAAATATGTGAAGGAATTTCATCTTCTTGCTTTGGAATTTCTAGAGAAGATTCTTCTTCCAtgcttaaaatttgtttattttcggcGGTTGTCATTTTGGATCCTTTTTTAGCTGTCATCGTGAAGCATGTCATAAATTGACAGTAGAAAATATCATGAGAGAAATTTGAGCTACAAATGAGCTACAATGGCTGAATTCCGGTAAATGAAATTGAATGAGTGtgttcaacgattttttaaagtttcgcgcgttttttttttttaatttctaacaaCATTTCTCAGCTGGTTAAAACGAGTTTTGTTACAATTCCATTCTTAAGACCCCACTATATAGGCACATGCGCGCATGGGCTTATTTCAAAATCCAACAAACTGCTTCTTCCTGTTTCTGAAAACATGGGGAGTAGCCATAAATAACATACGCGCGCATAGCCTTCTGTcacaatttacatttttgttttccataatttttgttaaaaaaacacgttgaactgtacacaaaaatatttttaaaactgttcacAATTTGTTtatcacatttttattaaatgaaaattcatttaattcttCCATCCCTCTTGCAtccatgtttttattttattctgagaaaTTTACTCATGCTGCGCACGGCATGAGTAATTAAAACTAGTTTGAACTACTTtatttgctatattgaaaaagtagttcaaagtagctttaagcccgacaaacaattttggttctataaagctttacagatgcaattgttgcttctgtaaagcattatagaagcaaaattgttagtagggagtACGTACTAAGCAagataaatattcccaaatTAAACGCAGCTATAAttgaaaaacagtttaaaaatgaCGTTCTCACAcatgaacgaaaaaaaattacattcacaactttttgaaaaagtacaaaagtgaaaatattttttttctcgctagcaggatttttttgtaaaaaagagtttacaaattgatttttggacggaaaaataagcattctgcataattttttttaattttctagcccgaaaaaccatacaaaaatgcgtttgaaaatgttcactttttgaacCAATGTAgttaatactatgtttccacctacccttaatctgagatttagcgaagtagatttagaataaatctcgaagTGTTTTCACTAGCCAAATCagatttattttgacatttccaAGATTTATTTTGACGTTGGTGAATGACATTTTACAAATCTCAAAAGGaattcatcaaaaataaaacttttcccattactttttaaaacttttagtaatttttatttaaaaataaattcgtaATTATTGTTTTCAGATCACATTTGTTAATCCTACAAAGCAATGCTGTTGTGAATTTTTTTCTGCCCACGGAGCTGGCTATTTTTGTCGACCCAAATCTACCAAGAGTTCCTCTTCTTCTTGCCGCCAcgactttttgttttgtttcttggtCAGCATCtgcaatttaaattattatttcaattttataatttataaattaaatttttatgagtATTTACCTACATTTATTAACAATCTTTCCGTCCGGctatgttttataaattttaattcaatttttcttgTCGCATGTTCCTATCATTATTAGAGCATGGAATCATTCAGCCAAGTAGATTTGGaggagatttattttaaatctactttttaggagatttaaatttgtatggtaAATCTCGGGATTTAGAAGTAGATTTAGCTCTAAATCTCGAAAAAGTAGATTAAGgtgtaggtggaaacatagtataaggcTTTACAAATGAACGCTGCCGACAgcacttttgtatgaaaaaaagttcaacaCCTGAACGTCAACGTTTCGGTTCTgatgaggagtgaagggggaagatgctcacgaagggaactgagggttgtacagttccattgctaaatttttcttctttttgacgtttgttcctagaaaatgtaaaagtggaatgtgattgggcacaacagtaggggtattcacgatccggtgtaacaaaaaggtgtaaaaatgcaaaattttcttttctactactacaactacaatagacaaatttttcaccattgtattttatttttgcaatagggttatggggtatagcaaaagtgtaaaagtgtacaaaaaattttagtctgtatatttggttgttttattttaataaaatgttacacttctgcacttttacaacgatacaacactatttgcatcgaatcgtgaatacccctagtgtgtagccaccgcatgtgaaaaaaatggaccttatgcaagcaaaattgttacttgggaggggtaaggattttcctctttttgacgtttgttcctataAAATGTAAATTGGAACGTGATCGGGCATATCACTGTGTAACCCAAGCCTATTTGTTCTATCGTGTaggaaattatttcatttgacTTACGAAATCAGACAactcacgattttttttatttgagctctagtgaaaaatggtttttattttgtgatggTTTCCCaaaatgaaaaacttaagaCCAGTTGCACAAATTTTTAATCCGTTGATCAgcaacttttgttttttgaaatcggTGTTAAAACTTAGGTTTATCACTGGTTCAAGATCCATAATGGGACTGTTttattggaggtggtagtttactcatgagtagatctagtactacaaataacacacgatcttctactcgaggagatacgaAAGTGTAGTTGGTGtagtagatttctactcacgagtaaactaccacctccaatggaacagggctaatgtaAAATAGCCAAATCCATGTTTGAACTAAAGTTTACCCACaggtgaaaaatattttaatgtttaatgtcaGATACAAAATTTCGATGTTAAAAAATCTATCGACCATGTTTTAGTTTAACTTGAAACACAGCCATTTCCTAAAAACAAATTCCTCCCTCTGAACACACTCATCAACATTTTCCCAATTAAATTCCTTCCCATTTCATTCCACTCCCAGCATCTGACAGCGGCCAGTGAGAGAAATAACTGCTCGaatttttaattcgaaaaattttattttaacggcATTTGTTTTGCGTCCTAGTCctacattttctattttttccgtgaaataaaaatcttctaaaataaattaattaaatttccacACATTCGTTGTTTTTTAtatgttaataaataaaaatatatttaattaaatggtATCTATAATTTTAATGTGAataatttgttaaataaataaaaatggatcCTGTAAATAATTGgaagaaaattcttttacaatGGGTAAGAAATTTTCATGGCGCTAAAAACTGAAAACTttctttataaattaattaaaattattcttgtAGGTAAAAGAATGCAATTTCTTAGAGAAAACATTCTACAGCATTGATCAAACTGAAATCGAAATATTCTTTACACATTTTAAAGATAATTTCAAAGAATCAAACATCTGCCAATATAAAAATGTCTCGGATTTCTTAAAAGGTTTGTCTTATCTTAATTTTAAGGGATGAAAAAAATACgaagaaatattaaataattactTTATAGAACAATATCCACTTTTCGAACCACATTTCGATGATGAAAACACACTTAGCTCAAGTGATCACGTTTATGTGTATTCTCTGTTGTTGCACTTTTCTTGTGTTAAAGTTTCGGATGGATATTTCCAAGGAACTTGTCAGAAATTAAATGATCTCGCTCAGCGAAATATTACagcattttttcaaaagctgttAAATGAGGATTCGCTGACGAAAGAGACTTTGCGTCATGTAATTGCTTCAATTCAGGATTTCACTCCGCCGCCAAATCCAAATAATAGTCGATTTGTTTATGCGGCGGAAAGTCCAATGAAGACGCCACGAAAGCAACCGGGGATATCGCCACCAACTCCAAGAAGTTGTATGCTTTTGGAGAAGAATAAAAAAGTCTACACTCTTAatgtaaattcaattttgttacttttcttttttttttttgaattgttttcaaattatattaaattttaggcACAACTTGAAACATTgtcatatgaaaaaaatgtattggaaGCTGATTTGAagaaatatgaagaaaaaattgataaattaagtaagtatgaacaatttttgtttaggggttgtttattgtaatgaattatttttttctatttaggtcatgaacttaaaaaatcaaatcaggAAATTAAAGATCTTAAAAATGAGATCCAATCGAAGAGTAAGGAAATTAGTGATTCGGGAAATATGCACTCTGGAGAAGAACAGGTTTGTTAACTtaaatttacttcaaaaaatttaaattatttacttatttctaactccagattttactaagaaaagttattacatatcgctcatttacttgaaaactgtcgtaattaaaaaaaaaaactaatttttcagaaaactaattttgaatttagTAGGTATCGATCTTGTATGTAAAAAGTTAcgtttctaaaacaaaactagtGCTCCTTCTCCGTCAATTTTTAGGgtttaaaaatgactttttgctGGATTTAAGAATACTTTATTCCAATAACTTCTGCTTTAATAACTCAAAACTTGTGATTTTTTAGTTAtgacagtattcaagtaaatgagcaATATGTAAGTGCTTCAATTCGGGTTTTTTAATTTACCCCTGAAAACAGTTGTGTAATTTATTATAGTTAGAAGCACAAGTTGATAGAAATATCTCTTTAAATTTTGACAGTACTACAAGATTTAGGTATATTTACCCTATTGTATTCAGCCGCTTTTTATCCAAGTTAGAACTCGATCTCAACCATAAAGCCTGATCTCTAGAAAGCTAGATTCAGTAATGGGCTCTTAGCTAAATGATATAATTTTCCACTTAAGTGTGTGACCTATGATGGGTTTTCTCTGATTTCACTAGTCTgcaggaaatcctccttttaataaaactatacttttctaaaggatttttgtgtgctgattccgaatcccaAGTCAAAATTGGCATAGCAcgtcaagttttttttgtgatattctCGTTAAAAAATCTCGAATATATTTTAGcgtaatgtaatctttttcaacgTAATTTGTCACAAtcttcaaattcagtttcaatcttctcaatatctcttctTCTCCGAAATATCTAAATTTAAGTAAGtcaggtttggcatatcttaccataaaaaaaataatccttaaaaattcatatttctttctcgcaagaacaaaagaattttttcgaatggatttttgtatgttgattttgaatccgaattcaaaaaatactggtcagctctcgtttttgagattttctaaaaaaaaaccttgattttgtgattttttaatttttttgactttggattcgaactCAGCAGATTCgtaagaaaaatatacttttgttcctagaagaaacaaatctgaagctttacaaggcacgTGTATCAAATGGTTTatcacaaataagatatttctaaatagaaaaataatatataacattacaaaacacgtataaatttgttttaatgtattttgtTACAGTTTTCtgtacatatttgactttttacatattttttgattaagattttaatatttgtactgtttttgtcaattagtatcttaaaatgtgtgtaaactttaattgttaaatacaaattttggtgTCATATAATAGATCATGTTATGAGAAATAAGTCCTCGAAATTTGAACTGAATACgaataatagttttatttttgtactaggtcaatcgaatctaaaagggttattttctataaagtactcatatttctcaaaaatcataaaaaaaaaaaaaaaaatggtacgtgctagaatttttctgaaacccgATTTACATTcaggaaagtcaaatctttcataatttcaaaaaattatttggaggaaaaaaaaaagacaaattttgcagaccagttttttttataaaggtcAGTGCCTCGGCCCCAAATTTTTTCTAGAAGATAAAGATCCAAAAAACAGACTTGAGCATAAGTAATTCCTCATATGCTAAGTAATTTATAACTCATGCCATTTCGCTGACATCTTGATTTTTTGTCCTTTTCAATGTTGTTGGATTTTCTTCTCAAtgggttaggttaggttaaggTGGTTGAAAGGAAAATGGTGGACAGACAGACTAGTAACAGGTCCAACTTGGACCCAAATGAAACCATTTCGGATCTGCTCTCTCGTTGTCAAGTCACTATTACTTAACGAGAGAGAAGATTCAAAATGGATCCAATACTTGtccatttattatttttttctttgtctcCTTGCATTAGCAAAACGTAGCATGGAGGGAgggatttaaattaatttttgctgaGTAAAACTCGGCACCAACTAAACAATATTTGGTTCAGACGGGAGTAGATTCATCCTTCAATTACTCTTCATTAACCTATATAGATGTTGATGGAATCGTGAATTGGAAGCTTTTGCCAATTACATTCAAAAATTATACCTCTTGTTACCCTGTCAGGTGCGCATTTTTGCTTCAAGAATGAATTTATAAGGTTATTATAAGCCATTTGGTTACATAAGAACTAACGATTGCTAAGGTTAGTTAAACAACAGTATTTGTTGGTTGTGGTTTTAGAGAAAGTTTTTtgcttaacttaaaaaaatgaacGGCTACTAAAAATAGCTCTTTTTGTCATTGTTATCCGTATCACATTAAGGGGTTTACTagtattacaaaaacaatacgCTTCTATCGATAAGAATAGAAGTTAAGTCCAGATGAGGATAGAATGTTTCGAatgtttattgtttaatttatcTTGGTGCGTGCATATTAATCTTTGTTCaatgttgatatttgggaaatcctTCTGCGGATAGGTTTGCAAAAAGAAAACCTACTAAACAAAATcaattgtttgttgttgttaatagTGTAAAATGTTTACCAGTACATAGTTGTCAAAAGCCACAGCTTCAcactgttttgaacatttttcaaaatcagaggTTTAAGTGATGTCCTTGTGCACTTTTCCAATCAGCGATATTCATCCGAGtattataaaagttttcaattttcaaagaaaCATTCTTTGGGAAATTTTATTCATAAcatgtatttaaataaaaacattttaaattattgtagATACGAAGATTGAGGAAGAAACTGGACCAGAAAGAACAGGAAATAGCCAAGCAAAGTGAAACAATTGAAGATCTCACCGAACAAAAAGATATTTTACAAGAAAAGGTAAGTTGAAGCCAATTCTAACAAAATGTACATAAATCTTTgaagtataattttttaaattcaataatgCAGTGGaaaaaatggtttaaatttAATACTGAAAATATAGGTGTTTAGACATATTTCGAGAGAATCGAGTGAAATTAACTGCCATTTTTGGTACAAATTCAATGGTTTGTGTggacgtttttcaaaataaaataaaattatgtgtACCTaacaatatttaataataaaaaaaattatttgaatattcTTTAAATAATAGCAAAATATGTTAGAAAATCAAAACCGATTATTAATCTTACTTTTCTTcttaattaaaacaaagaagGCTACAAAAGagttatgaagaaaacaattaaACACACATTCATAACAAACTACGGAAAAGTGGTTTAATTATGCCAcctttaaggtttttttaatcCTTCGTTGTGCTTGTAGAtccaaaatatgttttttgggGTAAACCCTGGCACTACCTCATGCGAAAAAATACCGTAGGCGTTTCTGAGATAACAGGTAAATAAGAAAATAGAGTAGAACAGGTTTGTTAAATCCGAAATGCGTTTAGTACTTTTATACCTGGAACATATCACCCTCAgtaaaagtatttttcttttgaaaatttatattatttcttttattcaatcactatgctcttctcttaaaaaaaacaatccataATTGACTTGATAATGGAATGTTTGAATTGaatgttttgaatgaacaacaacaagtTTAAATATTTAGCTCAAATCAACTTTTCACCACATCTCCTTCTGGGGCAAACATTATTACATATTATCACttaaatttttgcttaaaaatacatatttttaacaaacatttacaaatagaaatattttggttgaactcaacaaaaataaaattgaaatacaagCGCAACAGCTAGAACTAATTCCCAGCACCCATTCTGCAATCGGTTGCATTACAGAAAGGTTATAAGAGGTTGCAAATTGAAGAAtgaattttgattaattaagcTTCCCACAACAGgttgttatttttattccaGTAATCGTTTTTGAGATTTGTCCTACACAAAGTCAGAAGATAatctcaagtaaaaaaaagtgaacgAACTTACATTAGTTGACATTTCAAAagacttttagaaaaaaaaaaaaactctatgcATGTTCTTCAttgtttatttgtattaaaaaaaaaagaagaaattaccTTATAACTGTTAAATTTAATTGTCATTTCATAATATTACATTCTTAGTTAAAAAATGCTGAAAAACAAATGAAGTATCTTCAAAGCAACGTAACCGATTTGGCTGAAAAAGTAGATGATCTCTCACAGGAACTTGAGGTAAGCATAATAATATATCTATCAAATAATGTTCTTgttaaatttatgtattttgtcattgtttatgtttttcttgTGTATCCTTTTCCAACAATCCCCATTTATCCTTTGTCATTTCATAATTcgaacaaacaaaaacacaatttagaaaaaagaacGCACAATACAAAATCTTTCCGATACCAAAATTGAACTGGAACAATGGATATCCGAAATACGTTCGTCCACTGTTAACTCTCGTCCAGATCTCAATATGTCAGCTGAATTCCTTGACTTGTCACGGGCCACAAATAGCTCTGGTAGCATTCATAGTCCTGAAAATCTAGGTTCAGTTGTTGATATTAAATTGCgtgaaaaagaaaatgaaaatgagaaaTTACGTGAAGAAATCTCTTCAATTCGTATTGATAATTCAAAGCTATCGAAAGCTATGAGTGAATTAACTACAAGATATTCAAAACTCTTTGATATTTGCAATGACAATCTAAACATCAATAATactgacgatgatgatgaagaaaatataaatgaactttcaaattattttatcattttctcaaattgtatgcaaaattttgcttccaaatatgaagaaaattgttttgagttgaaaagaattaaagaaaatgaaaaacaaattgaagAACTAAATCTTAATTTGGCAAGTAAACTCGAAGAAAGTCAAAATCAAAATGCCGAACTTAAAAAAGAAGTCGAAGATTTGCTTTCTGCAAACAAAATACTACAAACTTCCAAAGCAAGTCTTGAAACTGCAATTTCAGAATTGGAAAACAAACTTGAGAATTGCTTCAAAGAACGATCTGAGGAAGCGAATAACattaaaaaccttcaaaaagaaTTGGAAAATCTCAAAACCGAAAAACATGATACCGAACATCAAATGGAATATTTGACGACTTGTCTGGAAACCAAAGAAGACATCTTAACGAAGTTACAATCTGATAATGGACAGAAAGACCAGATTATCAATGAAAATCAGCAGAAATTCAAAGAATTCGACCAAGAAAAGGAACTTTTCGAGAATAAAATAACTCATTTCGAAACTCTTCAAAAGGATCTTTTTGAACAATTagaatatgaaaaaagtgaaagaagAGAATTTGAGGAACAAAGTAATCAGTTATCAATTGAATTggaaaaatcgaaacaaaactacttgagtGTAACGCGTGACAGAAATTACCATCTCACTTTAATCCAAGGGAATAAGAAACAAATAGAATCCTTACAACAAAGAATTCGTACACTAACCGATGCTCAAAGCCTTAAAGATTCTTTCATTTCGAAACTAGAGACTGACAAAGAATGCTTGATTGATTCAATGCAGGACAAAATTCATAATCTTTCAAATGTTATCGATAAATATGAAGAAGGAttcgaagaaaaaacaaatgaattgAAAGAAGTGACGTCAAAGTTAATTCATACAGAAACTGAAAGTAACTCGAGGCAAAATAAGTTACAAGAAGTTTCTTTACAATTTGACGAAGCAAATGAAGCCTTTGGTAAAGTAACAGAATGTATTTTATACCACTTTAATAACTTTAAATGTCGACTTGGACTTGAAGCCAATACTGACGCCCCTTTGTTATCTTGTGACATCGATGATATCGATCAATTGGATAGTAGACTAAAAAACGATGCTAAGAGTTTACTTGGTGATATTACAACCGTCTGTGATCATGTTTTTGAAGAGAAAGCTTCTTTACAACAAACAATTTCGGAATTAGAAAAAACAGTCGAGACTCTTCACGAAGAGCAATCTTCTTTAAGAAATAATGTTGCGCAGTTGGAAGCTGATCGAATTAAACAGATTTCTTATACAGAAACATTACTTAAAAGAGAAGCTGATCTGAAGGATGAAATATCATCACTGACTTCATCTTTTGAAAAACTCGAAAAGAACTTTTGTAACAAGGCTAAGGATGCCGAAATTCTCTTGGAAAAATACAATCAAGCTGAACAAAGAGTCAAAGAACTTCAAGAAAAGATTCTTCGATTAGAAAATGATTCGAAATTaacaaatgaaaaattgataGAAGAGCGCAATAGACAACTGGAAACAGCACAAACTCAGTTAAATTCTGAAATCGcagaaaaagttttgataaaagAAGAACTTCAAAAAACAGTTGAAATGCTTAACCAAGTTCAGTCAAATATGAGTCTTTTGGAAAATGAAATAGCAGATTTGAAAGAACAAGCAAGTAAGACTTCAAACAAGCTTCGTCAAGAATTTGATAGAACCAAAATTCAATTGCAAAACGAAACAActgaaaaacaacaaattaaagaAGAACTAGAACAGATAAGACTTCAATTCGAAAATGAAGTTACAGAGAAGACGAAAATCAATGAGCTCctagaaaatgttaaaatgcaATTAGAAAATGAAGTCACAAAAAAGCGGGAATTGAAAGAACAACTCGAAGCTGGATCCACAAAAGTCAAGGAAGTAAAAGAAGAACTTGAGAGTATAAAGCTTCTACTCAAAAATGAAGTCACcgggaacaaaaaaattcaagaagcaTTCGAAAGGGTAGCCACAGAGtcgaaggaaataaaaaaagacttCGAGAACACACTACTTATATCAGAAactttaattacaaaaacagaGAAGATTGAAAAAGAACTCAAAAGCACTAAGCTTCAGTTAGAAAGTGAAGTCACTGAGAAAcaacaaattaaagaaaatcttGAAACTCTAGCCACAGAGGCGAAAGGAATAAAAACAGAACTTGAAAGCACGAAGCTTCAATTAGAAAGTGCTAACCTTCAATCAGAAACTTTAGCCACAGAAGCGAAGAAGATGGAAAAAGAACTCGAAAGCACAAA
This DNA window, taken from Episyrphus balteatus chromosome 2, idEpiBalt1.1, whole genome shotgun sequence, encodes the following:
- the LOC129909897 gene encoding golgin subfamily B member 1 isoform X4 — its product is MDPVNNWKKILLQWVKECNFLEKTFYSIDQTEIEIFFTHFKDNFKESNICQYKNVSDFLKEQYPLFEPHFDDENTLSSSDHVYVYSLLLHFSCVKVSDGYFQGTCQKLNDLAQRNITAFFQKLLNEDSLTKETLRHVIASIQDFTPPPNPNNSRFVYAAESPMKTPRKQPGISPPTPRSCMLLEKNKKVYTLNAQLETLSYEKNVLEADLKKYEEKIDKLSHELKKSNQEIKDLKNEIQSKSKEISDSGNMHSGEEQIRRLRKKLDQKEQEIAKQSETIEDLTEQKDILQEKLKNAEKQMKYLQSNVTDLAEKVDDLSQELEKKERTIQNLSDTKIELEQWISEIRSSTVNSRPDLNMSAEFLDLSRATNSSGSIHSPENLGSVVDIKLREKENENEKLREEISSIRIDNSKLSKAMSELTTRYSKLFDICNDNLNINNTDDDDEENINELSNYFIIFSNCMQNFASKYEENCFELKRIKENEKQIEELNLNLASKLEESQNQNAELKKEVEDLLSANKILQTSKASLETAISELENKLENCFKERSEEANNIKNLQKELENLKTEKHDTEHQMEYLTTCLETKEDILTKLQSDNGQKDQIINENQQKFKEFDQEKELFENKITHFETLQKDLFEQLEYEKSERREFEEQSNQLSIELEKSKQNYLSVTRDRNYHLTLIQGNKKQIESLQQRIRTLTDAQSLKDSFISKLETDKECLIDSMQDKIHNLSNVIDKYEEGFEEKTNELKEVTSKLIHTETESNSRQNKLQEVSLQFDEANEAFGKVTECILYHFNNFKCRLGLEANTDAPLLSCDIDDIDQLDSRLKNDAKSLLGDITTVCDHVFEEKASLQQTISELEKTVETLHEEQSSLRNNVAQLEADRIKQISYTETLLKREADLKDEISSLTSSFEKLEKNFCNKAKDAEILLEKYNQAEQRVKELQEKILRLENDSKLTNEKLIEERNRQLETAQTQLNSEIAEKVLIKEELQKTVEMLNQVQSNMSLLENEIADLKEQASKTSNKLRQEFDRTKIQLQNETTEKQQIKEELEQIRLQFENEVTEKTKINELLENVKMQLENEVTKKRELKEQLEAGSTKVKEVKEELESIKLLLKNEVTGNKKIQEAFERVATESKEIKKDFENTLLISETLITKTEKIEKELKSTKLQLESEVTEKQQIKENLETLATEAKGIKTELESTKLQLESANLQSETLATEAKKMEKELESTKLQLESEVTGKKQIKEALETASTGAKELKTELESTKLQLESEVTEKQQIKENFETLATEAKEIRSELESTKLQLENEITEKQQIIEDLKNVRNKLVIEGTENQTLKENLESLRKECENNFENYKSNQEQEDSQRKSQVEITQKQQEKYQQISLQLETEITKTKALIEDLAQAKLQLENEVKNKHLVTKQLEETKCSLENEVTVCKMDLEKLRIELQNEVLEKTKIKEEFESVKLQLEGEVTEKIQIKENLNATEAENQRVQEELETTWLQLQSKLTENQQIKEELEAIKIQLEEKITEVSNVKEELRLRVTDLESQKETLHKLNQNSKLEFEKEIAESTETIRELRTKILNLEAESRAVNQKADKYNKELEDVKCLLKNVATEKSKLIEDLENSNKEFNEVRNEKMDLENKYQAIVREAEKFKNDYHLAESEVKRFQGEESLLREQIETLKTTSESQIKMCNKEITEQKENVSRLIQEIASIRKEKEFAEEERKILSNRLESKLNEEKSKELNQRSIEEKLQLSEKEILVKLNLIKTEQLRSQDLENQLKKLQMENASLKESAESNMKRIEKQALMLGESQANCRKLKKESDAAQSNLEMVKTSSEITQRENSRLNLECKCLKEKLSKSEKSKDVLESRTIILQKEIEKLEEDKKIIESSENDLKTSKISLEKIKLNLEDKIRKLAKSLSDSNVALSKVEQDKVQLNLEVGGLNKQLQENKTLLNMKLKEIESLTSDLTDAKNTNSQLIELNEKHQNNAKEIEEENSRLNDQLSKLSLRLQITQEGHESMKNELESLKSDVEASKLERDAIEKDHRTAVERLMGIEGQVVEERRSTEVEFGNQIKLLEGQILKLSSEKCDLEKLRNQDKLIIEQLNEDIAIFKAKLQKSRGICEENEKKWADEKEVLLAEVKGSEDRIKETRLELEGKLEKMKNKMLLQQNKNRKNHISRPQKWWIHGLKSCFKYTILIVVFHFLLIIIVKYLMIKNDLELIVKSNVPAIF